Proteins encoded together in one Styela clava chromosome 12, kaStyClav1.hap1.2, whole genome shotgun sequence window:
- the LOC120330096 gene encoding uncharacterized protein LOC120330096, translating to MENNYYDYNGFGSDHKHDFDYADITTTPSYFEEDTTSHDAVTYVPKFTSNRFLDVGEFNIKSGSNYGEQMGNTSGNDINYVSNITSSAPHAVFSHELHLQWVLSEIFSYTLLFLNCYVVFCFIVYHIRKRGTATRNSYFFSKKSGALYSMALNTLTILSAVITAVRVLLNLDTIWGRSSEMACLHLKKPKIFVGFLVYLTVYMSFWVRQRIFYSSPQLNHLSNKATRFLSKWILLVLVLGYLANLVYFMVEGDSHYKPLPPNGCSVSSDAIPWYLLAANTVIMQFTLLALLTYPMLKRNKARQGGEPNNRLIRLVRKVLMAAIFAVVCCISSLFIILFISTPIDEKSLFIVDVNLTILVFTVVIMFSDWRVRLFPFRKKFRGKSNKKSGIN from the exons ATggaaaataactattatgacTACAACGGGTTCGGAAGTGACCACAAACACGACTTTGACTATGCAGACATTACTACAA CCCCATCATATTTTGAAGAGGATACTACATCGCATGATGCTGTAACATATGTACCGAAATTTACAAGTAACAGGTTTTTGGATGTTGGCGAATTCAATATCAAAAGTGGATCGAACTACGGAGAACAAATGGGAAATACTTCTGGTAATGACATTAACTACGTTAGTAATATAACGTCATCTGCTCCGCATGCAGTATTTTCTCATGAACTACACCTTCAGTGGGTTTTgagtgaaattttttcatatacaTTGCTGTTTCTTAACTGCTACGTggtgttttgttttattgtctACCATATACGCAAGCGTGGTACGGCGACCCGGAATTCctatttcttttcaaaaaagaGTGGTGCCCTATATTCCATGGCTTTGAACACATTAACTATTTTATCTGCAGTTATTACGGCAGTCCGTGTACTGCTTAACCTGGACACAATATGGGGCCGGAGCTCCGAAATGGCATGTTTGCATTTGAAAAAACCAAAGATATTTGTGGGATTTTTAGTTTACTTAACTGTGTATATGAGTTTCTGGGTGCGACAAAGGATATTTTACAGCAGCCCCCAGCTGAATCATTTGAGCAACAAAGCGACTCGTTTTTTAAGCAAGTGGATACTGTTAGTGTTGGTTTTGGGTTATCTTGCAAACTTGGTTTACTTTATGGTGGAAGGGGATTCACATTACAAACCTCTGCCTCCAAATGGTTGTTCTGTGTCTTCTGATGCTATACCTTGGTACCTTTTGGCTGCTAATACAGTTATCATGCAATTTACGTTGCTTGCACTTCTAACATATCCGATGTTAAAGCGGAATAAGGCCAGACAAGGTGGCGAACCTAATAATAGGTTGATAAGACTAGTAAGGAAAGTATTAATGGCTGCCATTTTTGCTGTTGTCTGCTGTATATCATctctttttattatattgtttatatCTACACCGATAGACGAAAAGTCACTTTTCATTGTAGATGTGAATTTAACTATTTTAGTTTTTACAGTTGTTATTATGTTCTCAGATTGGCGCGTTAGACTTTTTCCGTTTCGTAAAAAATTTCGCGGAAAGTCTAACAAGAAATCTGGCATCAATTGA